One window of Microcoleus vaginatus PCC 9802 genomic DNA carries:
- a CDS encoding ferredoxin:protochlorophyllide reductase (ATP-dependent) subunit B yields MKLAYWMYAGPAHIGTLRVATSFKNVHAIMHAPIGDDYFNVMRSMLERERDFTPVTTSVVDRHVLARGSQERVVDNITRKDREEHPDLIVLTPTCTSSILQEDLENFVERAQLDAKGDVLLADVNHYRVNELQAADRTLDQIVQFYINKARKKGDLVEAKSEKPSVNIIGMSTLGFHNQHDCTELKRLMADLGIEVNEVIPEGASVHNLKRLPRAWFNLVPYRELGMMTGEYLQKEFGTPLVDITPMGVVETARCIRKIQQVLNAQGADVDYENFIDQQTRFVSQAAWFSRSIDCQNLTGKKAVVFGDNTHAAAMTKILAREMGIHVVWAGTYCKHDADWFREQVSEYCDEVLVTDDHGAIGDAIAKAEPSAIFGTQMERHVGKRLDIPCGVIAAPIHVQNFPIGYKPFLGYEGTNQCVDLVYNSFTLGMEDHLLEIFGGHDTKEVITKGISADSDMGWTKDGQAELNKIPGFVRGKVKRNTEKFARDRGIDKITVEVLYAAKESVGA; encoded by the coding sequence ATGAAATTGGCTTATTGGATGTACGCAGGGCCAGCCCACATCGGCACTTTGCGCGTGGCAACTTCCTTCAAAAACGTCCATGCGATCATGCACGCACCCATAGGAGACGACTATTTCAACGTCATGCGTTCCATGCTGGAGAGGGAACGGGATTTCACCCCGGTAACTACCAGCGTCGTTGACAGACACGTACTGGCGCGGGGTTCCCAGGAACGGGTGGTGGACAACATCACCCGCAAAGACAGAGAAGAACACCCAGATTTAATCGTGCTCACCCCGACTTGCACCTCCAGCATTCTGCAAGAAGATTTGGAAAACTTCGTGGAGCGAGCTCAATTGGATGCCAAAGGAGATGTATTGCTGGCGGATGTTAACCATTACCGCGTCAACGAACTGCAAGCAGCCGATCGCACTTTGGATCAAATCGTCCAATTTTACATTAATAAAGCCCGCAAAAAAGGCGATTTAGTAGAAGCCAAAAGCGAAAAACCATCTGTCAACATTATCGGTATGTCTACCCTGGGTTTCCACAACCAGCACGACTGCACCGAGTTGAAGCGTTTGATGGCAGATTTGGGCATTGAAGTCAACGAAGTTATTCCCGAAGGAGCTTCGGTTCATAACTTAAAAAGACTTCCCCGCGCTTGGTTTAACTTGGTTCCTTATCGGGAATTGGGGATGATGACTGGGGAGTATTTGCAAAAAGAATTCGGTACGCCGCTGGTGGATATTACGCCGATGGGTGTGGTGGAAACTGCGCGCTGTATCCGCAAGATTCAGCAAGTTTTGAACGCTCAAGGTGCGGATGTTGATTACGAAAATTTTATTGACCAACAAACGCGGTTTGTGTCCCAGGCTGCTTGGTTTTCGCGATCGATCGACTGCCAAAACTTAACCGGCAAAAAAGCCGTCGTATTTGGCGATAATACGCACGCTGCGGCGATGACGAAGATTTTGGCTCGCGAGATGGGAATCCACGTTGTGTGGGCTGGAACCTACTGCAAACACGACGCTGACTGGTTCCGGGAACAGGTAAGCGAGTATTGCGATGAAGTGCTCGTCACGGACGATCACGGGGCGATCGGGGATGCGATCGCCAAAGCCGAACCTTCGGCAATTTTCGGTACACAAATGGAACGTCACGTTGGTAAGCGGTTGGATATTCCCTGCGGCGTAATTGCTGCACCGATTCACGTCCAAAATTTCCCGATCGGCTACAAGCCATTTTTGGGTTATGAAGGGACGAATCAGTGCGTAGATTTGGTCTACAATTCCTTCACTTTGGGAATGGAAGACCACTTGCTGGAAATCTTCGGCGGCCACGATACCAAGGAAGTAATTACCAAGGGTATTTCGGCTGATTCTGATATGGGTTGGACGAAGGATGGACAGGCAGAATTGAATAAAATCCCTGGTTTTGTGCGCGGTAAGGTGAAGCGGAATACTGAGAAGTTCGCCCGCGATCGGGGGATTGATAAGATTACCGTTGAGGTGCTTTACGCAGCGAAGGAATCTGTCGGCGCGTAG
- a CDS encoding type II toxin-antitoxin system mRNA interferase toxin, RelE/StbE family, which yields MKTIVWNNSFKRAFKRVIKRNPQLGEKIFSVLELLVNDPFCDPLKAHKLRGQLEGLWACWVESDCRIIYTFEQDNETQEELIVLIDIGTHDEVY from the coding sequence ATGAAAACTATAGTTTGGAACAACAGTTTTAAACGGGCTTTTAAACGGGTTATCAAGAGAAACCCGCAATTAGGTGAGAAAATATTTTCGGTTTTGGAGTTGTTAGTGAACGATCCCTTTTGTGATCCATTGAAGGCACATAAACTGCGGGGGCAATTAGAAGGACTTTGGGCTTGTTGGGTTGAGTCGGATTGCCGAATTATCTATACTTTTGAGCAAGATAATGAAACGCAAGAGGAATTGATCGTCTTGATTGATATTGGGACGCATGATGAAGTATATTAA
- a CDS encoding PIN domain-containing protein — MNVLFDTSVLIAALIEDHPSHSQSLSWLERVRAREIDGFVSTHTIAELYSVLTRIPRQPRINPGLAQQLIVENLSSFNKVVLTAEDYQTTVSKMVSLNLPGGGIYDGLIAQAALKAGVDVLLTINPNDFTRLGDDVRQLVQVPR; from the coding sequence ATGAACGTTTTATTTGATACATCCGTTCTGATAGCAGCGTTGATAGAAGATCATCCCAGTCACTCTCAAAGCTTATCTTGGTTGGAGCGAGTTCGAGCGCGGGAGATTGACGGATTTGTCTCAACTCATACTATAGCTGAACTTTACTCCGTACTCACTCGCATTCCTCGTCAACCTCGGATTAATCCTGGGTTAGCACAGCAGTTAATTGTAGAGAATTTGAGTAGTTTTAATAAGGTTGTTCTGACTGCTGAGGATTACCAAACAACCGTAAGCAAAATGGTTAGTTTAAACCTACCCGGGGGAGGGATTTACGATGGGTTAATTGCTCAAGCTGCACTGAAAGCAGGTGTGGATGTGTTGTTGACTATTAACCCTAATGATTTTACTCGACTGGGAGATGATGTCAGGCAGTTGGTGCAAGTACCGCGTTAA
- a CDS encoding GDSL family lipase — MVALILSAQSSEAVNELYVFGDSLSDMGMVFRASGGQYPPRSTYFQGRYSNGKVWVEYLADRLKVPSERVTNLAYGGATTGSDRNSLVPGLLTQVQSWTNSQKQANPHALYVLWAGANDYLQGVNNANLPVENVARAIASLAGVGAKNILLANLPDLGQLPATRTGANSARLTALTQSHNQGLRRTVKVLSQQHSDLKIATLDANALYREAITSPAKYGLTNVTSACLSGGGVCGSPDRFLFWDGIHPTTAAHKILGEAASAVVQESGMIKSELRMVR; from the coding sequence ATGGTTGCACTCATCCTATCAGCTCAAAGTTCTGAGGCTGTCAATGAACTATATGTATTTGGGGACAGTCTTTCGGATATGGGAATGGTGTTTCGAGCAAGCGGGGGTCAATATCCGCCTCGTTCGACTTACTTTCAAGGGCGTTACTCGAATGGTAAGGTTTGGGTAGAATATCTTGCCGATCGCCTAAAGGTACCATCTGAACGAGTCACTAATTTGGCATATGGAGGTGCAACAACGGGGAGTGATCGCAATAGCCTTGTCCCTGGTTTGTTAACTCAAGTTCAGTCATGGACTAACTCCCAAAAACAGGCAAACCCTCATGCGCTGTATGTACTGTGGGCGGGTGCAAATGATTATTTGCAGGGGGTAAATAATGCGAACCTTCCCGTTGAAAATGTGGCCAGGGCGATCGCGTCTCTTGCTGGTGTGGGTGCCAAAAATATCCTGCTGGCAAATTTACCAGATTTGGGACAGTTACCGGCGACGCGAACAGGGGCTAATTCTGCAAGGCTCACTGCATTAACACAATCACACAATCAGGGTTTGAGGCGAACGGTTAAGGTATTAAGTCAACAGCATTCTGACTTAAAGATTGCGACTCTGGATGCTAATGCGCTTTATCGGGAAGCCATTACTTCTCCGGCTAAATATGGCTTGACTAATGTGACGAGTGCGTGTTTATCCGGTGGAGGTGTTTGTGGTAGTCCCGATCGATTTTTGTTTTGGGACGGCATTCATCCGACGACGGCGGCACACAAAATTTTAGGGGAAGCAGCGTCGGCTGTTGTGCAGGAGAGCGGGATGATTAAATCTGAATTGAGGATGGTTCGGTAA
- a CDS encoding nitrogenase translates to MNVFEHTVSYRTLPNWVGFGKQETAVNVATNSQPYGQKPHFDPLHPLKQWLDNTAIKSQKLARFLCKFIPSQCPFEREVKIGDHTLLSIPPLCKLNPLYEQVVGLRFRALCYLADECGEDVTPYC, encoded by the coding sequence ATGAACGTATTTGAGCATACAGTCTCCTACCGAACTCTGCCAAATTGGGTAGGATTTGGCAAACAAGAAACAGCCGTTAATGTCGCTACAAATTCTCAACCTTACGGTCAAAAGCCACACTTTGACCCCTTGCACCCGCTAAAACAATGGCTTGATAACACTGCAATTAAAAGTCAAAAGTTGGCTCGGTTTCTGTGTAAGTTTATTCCCAGCCAGTGTCCGTTTGAGCGAGAAGTCAAAATTGGCGATCACACTTTATTATCCATTCCGCCACTGTGCAAGTTAAATCCGCTTTACGAGCAAGTCGTTGGGCTGCGCTTTCGAGCTTTGTGTTATTTGGCTGACGAGTGTGGCGAAGATGTAACTCCTTATTGTTAA
- a CDS encoding rhomboid family intramembrane serine protease, with the protein MSNPETKTITRELQSHATLLGGFVSLLWIIEIVDVFLFRGRLNAYGVRPRSLDGLQGILLMPFLHGSFAHLAANTLPLVTLGWLIMLREISDFFIVSAVTVLVSGFGVWLTGAPYSVHIGASGLIFGYFGFLLLRGYFERSFTSILVSLIVGFFYGSLIWGVLPSQPGVSWQAHFFGFVGGVLTAQLLGRQKRQLR; encoded by the coding sequence ATGAGTAACCCAGAAACCAAAACTATCACCCGCGAATTGCAAAGCCACGCCACCCTTCTCGGTGGCTTCGTCTCCCTCCTCTGGATTATCGAAATTGTCGATGTATTCCTGTTCCGAGGCAGGCTGAATGCCTACGGAGTCCGCCCCCGCAGCCTCGACGGACTTCAAGGCATCCTGTTGATGCCTTTTCTGCACGGCAGTTTTGCTCACTTAGCCGCCAATACCCTCCCTTTAGTGACATTGGGTTGGTTGATAATGTTGCGAGAAATTAGCGACTTTTTTATCGTCAGTGCCGTAACCGTGCTAGTCAGCGGATTCGGAGTTTGGCTGACTGGCGCGCCCTATTCCGTTCACATTGGTGCCAGCGGATTAATCTTTGGTTACTTCGGCTTTTTGCTGCTGCGGGGCTATTTTGAACGCAGCTTTACATCTATTTTGGTATCTTTAATTGTCGGTTTCTTCTACGGCAGTTTAATTTGGGGAGTTTTGCCCTCGCAGCCCGGAGTTTCCTGGCAAGCGCATTTCTTTGGCTTTGTCGGCGGAGTATTAACAGCTCAACTTTTGGGACGGCAGAAACGGCAACTTAGGTAG
- a CDS encoding PAS domain S-box protein yields the protein MPIKYLTDPILKMSGKLPIRIVLVVPFALQTFAAVGLTGWLSLRNGRIAVNDVAAQLRGEVTSRIQQHIYTYLKTPHQINQLNLDAIRLGILNVQDADNLQRYFSKQIKTFDKISFIQFASEQKDFIGVERLDDGKLQVQISNQSTGYNFQSYAPSEFGEPTKLLKTTLNYDPRVRPWYIAPVQAGKPTWSKIYTYFDAPKLAITAAQPVYGKDGKLIGILGSDLALSKLNQFLETLKIGQSGQTFIVERSGQLVATSTLELPFIISNGVPKRIVATSSKNVLIRSTARYLTERFGDLHKIERSRQLDFTIDGQRQFLQVTPLLDSRGLDWLIVVAVPEADFMERINANTRYTVVMCLGALVLATAIGALTSRWIVVPIQRLSKAAEALSRGEWDGMAVDPGLMASVDREDEVGVLARSFNRMVGQLEESFTTLEDRVESAIADKNQLIISLKNSQQKLALHLHQTPLGAIEWDLNFKVAEWNLSAERIFGYNRLEAMGRPGVELIVPESAKEYVRQLSITLLTNKGGVTSLNENIRKDGKIILCEWYNTTLVDADGSIIGVASLIQDVTEFHSAVEKLRASEERFRQLAENIHEVFWIREPNQKPLLYVSPACEKIWNLSCQRLHSEPEAFWDAIHPEDLDRVKAAFEKQVRGDYDEEYRVVRSDGSVCWVRDRAFPVRSQTGEIYRIVGIAEDITQRKLAEEFQKVAQTAQAASQAKSAFLANMSHELRTPLNAIIGYSDMLKEDAEDLGCEDFIPDLQKIQTAGKHLLSLISDILDISKIEAGRMELYLETFNPINLIDEVVSTVKPLVDKNYNKFEVDCGSDLGVMYADITKTRQILLNLLSNAAKFTENGTITLCIERVKNDSLTTEKIAERSDLIIFSVADTGIGISSEQIQHLFQAFMQGDASTTRKYGGTGLGLTISRHFCVMMGGDMHVESELGCGSVFTVCLPARVELLVSS from the coding sequence ATGCCAATCAAATATCTGACCGACCCGATTTTAAAAATGTCGGGCAAACTGCCAATTCGCATCGTCCTTGTTGTGCCTTTTGCCCTCCAGACGTTCGCTGCGGTAGGGTTGACGGGGTGGCTGTCGCTGCGGAACGGGCGCATAGCCGTCAACGATGTTGCCGCACAACTGCGGGGAGAAGTCACATCGCGTATCCAGCAACATATTTATACTTATCTCAAAACACCCCACCAAATTAATCAGCTCAATCTCGATGCCATCCGTCTCGGCATTTTGAACGTGCAGGATGCTGATAATTTGCAACGCTACTTCTCCAAACAAATCAAAACCTTTGATAAAATTAGCTTCATTCAATTCGCCTCCGAACAAAAAGATTTTATTGGAGTTGAACGCCTCGACGACGGCAAGTTGCAAGTTCAGATTTCTAATCAATCTACTGGCTATAACTTTCAAAGCTACGCGCCGTCAGAGTTCGGGGAACCAACCAAGCTATTAAAAACTACTCTCAACTACGACCCCCGCGTCCGACCTTGGTACATAGCCCCGGTGCAGGCAGGGAAACCGACTTGGAGTAAAATTTATACTTATTTTGACGCTCCCAAACTAGCGATTACGGCGGCTCAACCAGTTTATGGCAAGGATGGGAAACTGATTGGCATCCTGGGTTCTGACTTGGCACTTTCCAAGCTCAATCAATTCTTGGAAACCCTAAAAATTGGCCAATCAGGACAGACTTTTATTGTAGAAAGGTCGGGGCAATTGGTGGCTACTTCTACTCTGGAACTGCCATTTATTATTAGCAACGGCGTTCCGAAACGAATTGTGGCAACGAGCAGCAAGAATGTTCTGATTCGATCGACCGCCCGCTATTTGACAGAACGCTTCGGGGATTTGCACAAAATTGAGAGATCTCGTCAGTTAGATTTTACGATCGACGGTCAACGGCAATTTCTACAGGTGACGCCGCTTTTAGACAGCAGGGGTCTCGATTGGTTGATTGTGGTGGCGGTTCCTGAAGCCGATTTTATGGAAAGGATTAATGCCAACACTCGGTATACTGTGGTGATGTGTCTGGGTGCTTTGGTGCTGGCAACGGCGATTGGCGCTCTGACTTCTAGGTGGATTGTTGTACCGATTCAGCGTCTGAGCAAGGCTGCGGAGGCTTTGTCCCGGGGAGAATGGGACGGGATGGCGGTAGATCCCGGCTTGATGGCATCTGTAGACCGGGAGGATGAGGTGGGTGTCTTGGCTCGCTCTTTTAATAGGATGGTCGGTCAATTGGAAGAGTCATTTACTACTCTCGAAGATCGGGTAGAATCTGCGATCGCCGACAAAAATCAATTAATTATTTCTTTGAAAAACTCGCAGCAAAAACTGGCTCTCCATCTTCACCAAACTCCTTTGGGAGCGATTGAATGGGATCTAAACTTTAAAGTAGCGGAATGGAATTTGTCAGCGGAAAGAATTTTTGGATACAACCGCTTGGAAGCAATGGGACGCCCCGGAGTCGAGCTCATAGTTCCTGAAAGTGCGAAGGAGTATGTCAGGCAACTATCTATAACTTTGCTCACTAATAAAGGAGGAGTTACCAGCCTTAACGAGAACATCAGAAAAGACGGCAAAATTATTCTTTGCGAGTGGTACAATACGACTTTGGTTGATGCTGACGGCAGCATTATTGGGGTGGCATCGCTGATTCAGGATGTGACTGAATTTCACAGTGCTGTGGAGAAGTTGCGGGCCAGCGAGGAGCGATTTCGCCAGTTGGCAGAAAATATTCACGAGGTATTTTGGATTAGAGAACCCAATCAAAAGCCGCTACTTTATGTGAGCCCTGCTTGCGAGAAAATATGGAATTTGAGCTGTCAGAGGTTGCACTCTGAACCGGAGGCTTTTTGGGATGCTATTCACCCGGAGGATCTCGATCGCGTCAAGGCTGCTTTTGAGAAACAGGTGCGAGGCGATTATGATGAAGAGTATCGGGTAGTGCGCTCGGACGGTTCAGTTTGCTGGGTGCGCGATCGGGCTTTTCCAGTCCGCAGCCAAACCGGAGAAATTTACCGTATCGTCGGTATTGCGGAAGATATTACTCAGCGCAAATTAGCAGAAGAATTCCAAAAAGTAGCCCAAACAGCTCAAGCCGCAAGCCAAGCCAAAAGCGCCTTTTTAGCGAATATGAGCCACGAATTGCGAACTCCCCTCAACGCGATTATTGGTTACAGCGATATGCTCAAAGAAGACGCCGAGGATTTAGGCTGCGAAGATTTTATTCCCGATTTGCAGAAAATTCAAACTGCCGGCAAACACTTGCTGTCTTTAATTAGCGACATTCTAGATATTTCTAAGATTGAAGCGGGGCGGATGGAACTTTACTTAGAAACTTTCAACCCGATTAATTTAATTGACGAGGTAGTTTCGACTGTCAAACCCTTGGTAGATAAAAATTATAATAAGTTTGAAGTTGATTGTGGTAGCGACTTGGGAGTGATGTATGCTGACATTACCAAAACTCGTCAAATATTGCTCAACCTGCTGAGCAATGCAGCAAAATTTACGGAAAACGGCACTATTACCCTCTGCATTGAAAGAGTTAAAAATGACAGCTTAACAACTGAAAAAATAGCAGAACGTTCCGACTTGATAATTTTTAGCGTAGCTGATACGGGCATTGGGATTTCCTCAGAACAAATACAGCATTTATTCCAAGCTTTTATGCAGGGCGACGCCTCAACTACGCGCAAGTACGGCGGCACGGGTTTGGGATTGACTATTAGCCGTCACTTTTGCGTGATGATGGGGGGAGATATGCACGTTGAAAGCGAGTTAGGTTGCGGTTCGGTTTTTACAGTGTGCTTGCCTGCCCGCGTAGAATTATTGGTCAGCAGTTAG
- a CDS encoding DUF2949 domain-containing protein, whose translation MKVMGKAQLLDYLRGELAISNSAIAVALRHGEQDASQLPMVLWQYGLVTLEQLNLIFDWLEAQPI comes from the coding sequence GTGAAGGTGATGGGAAAGGCTCAACTGCTCGATTATTTACGGGGGGAGTTGGCGATATCGAATTCTGCGATCGCCGTTGCTCTGCGACATGGTGAACAAGATGCCAGCCAACTGCCTATGGTTCTGTGGCAGTACGGGTTAGTTACACTGGAACAGTTAAACCTGATTTTTGATTGGCTGGAAGCTCAGCCGATTTAG
- a CDS encoding asparaginase, whose amino-acid sequence MTRGKRTQAPELEVTLLREGIVESRHRAQAAVCDNRGRVLSVAGNSETASFVRSSLKPFQALAVTATGTLERYELTDRDLAIICSSHQGTIEQSRQVFNVLWRCDIDPSKLQCPIPEGKKSALQYNCSGKHAGMLAVCQQLHWPLDTYLRRKHPVQQLILGKVADLLAMPAEEFISARDDCGAPTYLLQLGQMASLYAQLASGNNVDMERIVRAMTHHPMMVAGEGKFDTELMRLTQGELVSKSGAEGVQCIGRVGEGMGLAIKVTDGGKRAQFAVAIHLLKQLGWITPTIAETLSETYLTLSDFKRLEVIGEVSML is encoded by the coding sequence ATGACAAGGGGAAAACGAACCCAAGCTCCCGAACTAGAAGTCACATTGCTGCGCGAAGGTATTGTGGAATCGAGGCACCGCGCCCAGGCCGCTGTCTGCGACAACCGCGGGCGCGTTCTGTCTGTTGCTGGTAACTCGGAAACGGCCTCATTTGTCCGTTCTTCACTCAAGCCTTTTCAAGCTTTGGCGGTGACGGCGACTGGCACTTTAGAACGCTACGAATTGACCGATCGAGATTTAGCGATTATTTGCAGTTCCCATCAAGGTACGATCGAGCAATCGCGCCAGGTATTTAACGTCCTGTGGCGCTGCGACATTGACCCCTCTAAACTTCAATGCCCCATTCCCGAAGGCAAAAAGAGCGCCCTGCAATACAACTGTTCCGGCAAACACGCCGGAATGCTGGCTGTCTGCCAGCAACTGCACTGGCCTCTGGACACTTATTTGCGCCGCAAACATCCTGTCCAGCAGCTTATTTTGGGCAAAGTAGCTGACTTGCTGGCAATGCCTGCCGAAGAGTTTATCAGCGCTCGCGACGACTGTGGCGCTCCTACCTATCTGTTGCAGTTGGGGCAAATGGCGTCTTTGTACGCTCAGTTAGCCTCCGGTAACAATGTGGATATGGAACGGATTGTCCGCGCTATGACTCATCACCCGATGATGGTTGCCGGTGAGGGCAAATTTGACACGGAACTGATGCGCTTGACTCAAGGGGAATTGGTGAGCAAATCCGGCGCCGAAGGGGTGCAGTGCATTGGTCGCGTTGGCGAAGGCATGGGCTTGGCAATTAAGGTGACGGATGGAGGAAAGCGAGCTCAATTTGCTGTGGCGATTCACTTGCTCAAGCAGTTGGGGTGGATCACTCCGACGATCGCCGAAACTCTTTCGGAAACTTACCTCACTCTCAGTGACTTCAAGCGCTTGGAGGTAATCGGGGAAGTTTCGATGCTTTAG
- a CDS encoding DUF1230 family protein yields MANVKDVSASICPVPQEQRPVNEYQELKDSWFFSWVTLNWPGYLAKLAWVWAWSCLVSGPIAASSFAPVKYPAQFVLSSAAGGGFILGLALLRLYLGWFYVRSRLSNPTVVYEESGWYDCQSWPKTPEVLLQDQLIVNYQLEPILRRLRQTFYGLTVLLVAGGLTWSCL; encoded by the coding sequence ATGGCTAATGTGAAAGACGTTTCTGCTTCTATTTGTCCCGTTCCGCAAGAACAGCGACCGGTCAATGAATACCAAGAACTTAAAGACTCCTGGTTTTTTAGCTGGGTAACACTCAATTGGCCCGGATACCTGGCCAAACTAGCTTGGGTGTGGGCTTGGAGTTGCTTGGTATCGGGGCCGATAGCTGCTTCTAGCTTTGCTCCTGTCAAGTATCCAGCTCAGTTTGTCCTCAGCAGTGCCGCAGGTGGCGGTTTTATTCTAGGATTAGCTTTGCTGCGACTCTACTTGGGTTGGTTCTACGTGCGATCGCGCCTTTCAAATCCCACGGTCGTCTACGAAGAGTCTGGTTGGTACGATTGTCAATCTTGGCCTAAAACTCCCGAAGTTTTGCTTCAAGACCAGTTGATTGTCAACTACCAACTAGAACCAATTCTCAGGCGTCTGCGGCAAACATTTTATGGTTTGACAGTATTGCTGGTTGCCGGGGGACTAACTTGGAGTTGTTTGTAA
- the rsfS gene encoding ribosome silencing factor, whose protein sequence is MSDLTQLEYSRAQSTATHSTSPDEARGLIMTVAQAADDRKAVDIVLLRVSEVCFLADYFAIITGFSNVQVRAISQAIADQVEEEWQRLPLRTQGLSDASWVVMDYGDAIIHILKPQEREFYNLEAFWGHAERIDFSPAP, encoded by the coding sequence ATGTCAGATCTAACTCAACTCGAATACTCCAGGGCCCAGTCTACAGCAACGCACAGCACATCCCCAGACGAAGCCCGCGGCCTGATCATGACCGTTGCCCAAGCAGCCGATGACCGCAAAGCCGTTGATATTGTATTGCTCCGGGTGTCAGAAGTATGCTTTTTGGCAGACTACTTTGCGATAATCACGGGATTTTCTAATGTGCAGGTACGAGCCATCTCCCAAGCGATAGCAGACCAAGTGGAAGAAGAGTGGCAACGCTTGCCGCTGCGTACACAAGGACTATCAGACGCTAGTTGGGTCGTCATGGACTACGGCGACGCGATCATTCACATTTTGAAGCCTCAAGAGCGGGAGTTCTACAATTTAGAAGCGTTCTGGGGACACGCCGAACGCATTGACTTTTCCCCCGCGCCGTGA
- a CDS encoding HD domain-containing protein, whose amino-acid sequence MTLAPAREIVLAWLSERVPAARIKHILGVEQTAGDLARHYGLDEAKARSAGLLHDLAKYFKPQLLLQMARAEGLELDSVLEANPHLLHADASAIVARDEFRVVDQEILDAIANHTLGRPNMSQLSCTVFIADTIEPSRGKTAELEALREASLQNLYAAVWQTSDYSLKYLLETRCYIHPRTVLTRNWALQMARSPETGNSTEKSLEQITS is encoded by the coding sequence TTGACACTTGCACCCGCGCGCGAAATCGTCCTAGCTTGGCTCTCTGAGCGCGTTCCTGCTGCTCGCATCAAACACATCCTCGGAGTCGAACAGACAGCAGGTGACTTGGCTCGCCATTACGGCCTCGACGAAGCAAAAGCCCGATCGGCCGGTTTGTTGCACGATTTGGCAAAATACTTCAAACCTCAACTGCTGCTGCAAATGGCAAGGGCGGAAGGTTTAGAGTTAGACTCAGTATTGGAAGCAAACCCGCATTTGCTGCACGCAGACGCGAGCGCGATCGTCGCCAGAGACGAATTCCGGGTGGTCGATCAAGAAATTTTGGACGCAATCGCCAATCACACCCTTGGCCGACCAAACATGAGTCAGCTCAGTTGTACCGTATTCATAGCAGATACCATAGAGCCGAGCCGTGGCAAAACAGCCGAACTAGAAGCACTGCGCGAGGCAAGCTTGCAAAATCTTTATGCAGCCGTGTGGCAAACTAGCGATTATTCTCTTAAATATTTGCTAGAAACTCGCTGCTACATCCACCCCCGCACCGTACTTACGCGGAATTGGGCGCTGCAAATGGCTCGATCGCCGGAAACAGGAAATTCGACAGAAAAGTCGCTCGAACAAATTACAAGTTAA